CGGTCCACGTCAGCATGTCGAGGGCCTCGTCCCGTGTTCGTCTGGTCTCGTGGACGAGGTACGGCTGGAGGGCCACTGCGACGCGTCGTGTGCAGTTAGGATGGGACGAGATCTTCGACAGTGCTGCGTGGGCGTCCGAGCGCCCGCGGCGGCCGTCGAGAAGCGCACACAGGGCCTCGATTTCGTCGTCCGTCGCCGTGGTGGGATCGACTGTCTCTCGGAGTTCCTGGGCTCGTTGTGCTTCGCCGTCGGGGTCGTCTGGGGTATCGTCTGTCATTTGATATCGGGGAATCGGACTCGATTGTGAAAGTGCAGATTCGCCATGCCGAGCGTGAGCGTACTCGTGGTCCTGGCCGGCCCACCCTCGCCGCTGGCGGCCGCGAACGCCTCGACCAACACCTGTAGTTCTGTCAGATTTGAATTAAAATCCACGGGTGTCCCTGTTGGGTCGTCGGGATGCCTTGCACCCTCTTTCGTGGACGTCTGCTGTCGACCTACGGTACCAGGGGGAGCGAGACACCGATGGTGTGTCCAAACATACCGAGCAACAGCCCGATACCACCGACTATCAACATGATTCCAGCGGGGAGTCGCCAGAGGGCGAACCGCCGTGAGTGAACCAGATCCTGCTGGGTCCGAGCACTGATCAGGAACATCGGTTCCGACCGCGGGTCGTGGTCAGCGACCCGCTCGATGACGAGTTCGTCGACGGGGTCGGAGCCGTGCTGGTTGTCACGTGGCTTGACAGTCCCGAACACGTACACGTCGTCCCCGGGTCTGATGAGATTCTGCTTGTACCGCCGTTTTCTATATTCTGTAGGGTCGACGTCGGGACGGTACTCGAGGAACGACTGGACCGGTTCCGGGGCCTCGTTTTGGGCGTTGACGTACACCGACTGCCAGTTGTCGTCGTCGAGTTTGAACGTGGTATCCTTGTCTGGGCAAACCAGCGTTCGCCCGGTTCCATCGTCGACGTAGAACGGCGACAGTTGGTACCCCTCGGCGACCTGATTCCACCTGCCCGGACCCTCCCTGAACCGGATGGAGTCCTCGACTTCCCACTTCGCGAGGACACAGCTCTCATCGGTGAAGGGGGCACTATCCGGGTCGTCGTAGGGCGCTCGTGCAACACCATCAATCTGCGAGGGGCCCGTCGATAGCGACTGGGCCTGTTCGATCGGCATCTCGTTCATTAGTTTGCGCTGGTTGCGCCGCCTGAATCCCTCCCTCACGTAGTACGCCCCAGTGAGCATGACGACCAGTACGTAGAGAACACCGAACAATGCCGATAAAAAGGGCATCTCCGCCTCCATGATGTACGCGTGCGAGGGGGTCTCTGGGTTGTAATATGCCGTCGTCGATTGTCCGACCTCGAACTCGTCGCGAATACGCTCTGCCCCACTTTTCGTGTACTTCCAGCGACTGAACGAGCCAGGAAACAGATTGGTTTGTTTATAAGTTCGGCCGTTGACGCTGTACTCGTACGTGATAACAGCCCGATACATCGTCTTCTCCTCCGACGCTTCTACCTCCATCCCGAGGGACCTGAGGACAGTACGAGTCAGACTCCCCTCGAACTCCTCTCTCGTCTCGATATCGAGGCCCGTGACTGTCGCGGACGTCGCTTCGTTTTCCAGAACCGCACCGTTGTGTGCAAGGGCAGAGCCAAAACCGTAGTAGCCTAGAACAAGTCCAAGCAGTACGAGTATGATAACCCACCCGATACCTTTGGTATCCATCTCAACTACCTGTCTGATGTGATATCTTAACTATGTTTAAATTCCACTGTTCCAGAGCTTGCTCAAAAACACTGCCTGATGGCGTGGACATCCGAATTCCAATTTTCTGAAATATGAATTGCGGCCACGCTGTTTGCTGGTCACCGTGGCCAGTGAGATTCGTGGACAGGCTGAACAAGGCCATCAAATTGTCTATTGTTCAGTCGAATCCGATGTCGGGTAATGAACGGCGACTCGCCTGGACGCTGCTCCATGCCATCGACAATCAAGTGGGAGCACTCGACGACCGTCAGTCGTCTCTCGAACGGCTCGAACTGCTCGCCCACGAGTCCCCTGCCGACGATGAGAACAGTCGCAGCTTTCGAAGGCCTTCCAGTATGCGACCTTTGCCCAGGATGACCAGTTCGACGGGTTCTCACCATCGGAGCGCCGTATCTATCTCCGTCGAAGGAAACAGCCTGTTCTTCGACCACCGTGTCAAGTCTCTGGGACCCTCGAAGACGGGATTGTCGAGGCGTATCTGTGACGGCCCCGTCTACTGACGACGATGACCAGTTGTCCCGTACAGGATTCGCGCTCTTCTGGGCGCATCGAGTGGCCGTTAGCGAGCGGTTCTCGACCGCACTCCGACTACGGACCAGTGAGACGGTCAGTTGTCCCTGTGTACCGTGACAACGCAGGTGTTTATCTCTGGGATAGGTGTTTATCTCTGGGATGTGCGTAGCTGCATTCAAATGGTTTCTTTTCCGCCGGGTGAACCCCAGGCCGTCTGTGCGCTCTGCGAATCTCCTTTCGAGGTGTACTCCGCCGAGCGTACCAGTATCTACGCAAACGTCGTCTGTCAGGCCTGTGATTCACGGGCAGTGACCAGTACCGGTGACGAGCCGGCGGTGGGGAGGGAATATCTGCAACGTGAATCCGACGACCCCATCGATAGCGCTGTGGTAGCCGACGTTGGGGACAATCCCGTCTTCATCGACGGCCAGCAGTGCTGGCGTCGATACAAATTCGGTGGCTGGATCACGCGACTGGACGAACACGACTGTGAGTCGGTCAGGGAATTTCGACAAATGCACAGAGACGACGTGTGACAGCCTATGAGCGACGAATCCGAATCCATCACGACAGACACCTATTACGTCCTCGGGAGTGGCGACCCGGCTCCGGAAAAGCCCCACGGGAGCGACTGGCCGAAAGAACTCAGAATTCCCTTCGAGGCACGAAAGAAATGGGTGTGGCAGGGGAAAGAGCACGTGGCACTCTCCTCACCAAGAAACACTGATCAGGCGTTCGAATCCGAGGCGTCGGGGCCAGATCAGACTGCAGGCGGGACAGTTCGGATGACGGTTTGGCTCACCACAGAAAGTCGGCTATCCGTTCACGGACACGTTCGTGTTCGCAGGCGCGCTGGAAGAACGCATCGTCGTCCAGTCGCTCACCGTCAGGCGTCTTGAAGACAAACGCGAGTCGATTGGTCCCTTCGATCTCCTCGTCGATCTCTTCCAGACAGTCACCGGCTTCCGCAATCGCAGCGACCAGCGCGTCCGCGTCGTCCATCCCAGCCACCCGTACGACGACAGTGGGAACAGGATCGCCAACACTGTCGTCTCAAACGAGTTCCATACGTCAGAGTCGATTGCCGAGCGCATATACGGTCCGACTCCAGTCCCGAACAGAACTGAGATACGCGAGATGCACAACTATCTAGTATCGATGATCACGTCAGCAGCCGTGCAGCGATACAAAGCGTCCATTCGCGAGCGGGACGACTGCCACTTCGTGCTGCCGCTTCGAAAAGAACTGTGGCGGTCGTTCGGGCCGGTGACCAGAACCGGACAATCGAGAGCTGAGCGAACACCCGCCCACACGAGGCGGGCCCGATTGGCGATTACGACGTGTCAAAAAGTGCTACCGATATGGGAGCAGCAGATACCACAGTCGGATATTGCCCAGCGAAGCCTCCGGCTTGCCGAACGGTATCTCGCTGGCGATACAGATGACGAGACCGTCCGAGAGGCAGTGAATCGATTTGTTACAGGCGTCGAAAATACAGCGGGGACGACGGCAGCGGAGCTGAACGCACA
This DNA window, taken from Haloferax mediterranei ATCC 33500, encodes the following:
- a CDS encoding DUF3592 domain-containing protein, with the translated sequence MDTKGIGWVIILVLLGLVLGYYGFGSALAHNGAVLENEATSATVTGLDIETREEFEGSLTRTVLRSLGMEVEASEEKTMYRAVITYEYSVNGRTYKQTNLFPGSFSRWKYTKSGAERIRDEFEVGQSTTAYYNPETPSHAYIMEAEMPFLSALFGVLYVLVVMLTGAYYVREGFRRRNQRKLMNEMPIEQAQSLSTGPSQIDGVARAPYDDPDSAPFTDESCVLAKWEVEDSIRFREGPGRWNQVAEGYQLSPFYVDDGTGRTLVCPDKDTTFKLDDDNWQSVYVNAQNEAPEPVQSFLEYRPDVDPTEYRKRRYKQNLIRPGDDVYVFGTVKPRDNQHGSDPVDELVIERVADHDPRSEPMFLISARTQQDLVHSRRFALWRLPAGIMLIVGGIGLLLGMFGHTIGVSLPLVP
- a CDS encoding Imm5 family immunity protein yields the protein MQRYKASIRERDDCHFVLPLRKELWRSFGPVTRTGQSRAERTPAHTRRARLAITTCQKVLPIWEQQIPQSDIAQRSLRLAERYLAGDTDDETVREAVNRFVTGVENTAGTTAAELNAQLVGWACCEMLYLALFDCYVGEKTVHDAALDDWDYSLYAAGAYAGGFPFNEGEFQSDSDRLQEFWFWYVEQAHRIAE